One genomic region from Candidatus Bathyarchaeia archaeon encodes:
- the pyrI gene encoding aspartate carbamoyltransferase regulatory subunit, producing MSESETMLYVSKIKDGTVIDHITGGHALDVIKILGITGKEKRIITIAINVPSKRFKVKDIVKIEGRELKPEEVHKIALLAPHATINIIRNYNVVEKQRVKLPDVIEGIIKCANPACISNSNEPVQSKFYVKSEEPLILKCHYCGYIMEKSDVLKQF from the coding sequence ATGAGTGAAAGCGAGACTATGCTTTACGTTTCCAAAATTAAGGATGGAACCGTCATAGACCACATAACAGGTGGACACGCCTTAGATGTCATCAAGATTTTGGGAATAACGGGCAAGGAGAAACGCATAATCACCATAGCCATCAACGTTCCAAGCAAGCGGTTTAAGGTCAAAGACATCGTCAAAATTGAGGGAAGAGAGCTAAAACCAGAGGAGGTTCATAAAATCGCCCTTTTGGCGCCCCACGCAACCATAAACATCATCAGAAACTATAATGTTGTCGAGAAACAGCGAGTTAAGCTTCCAGACGTTATCGAAGGCATCATTAAGTGTGCAAATCCAGCTTGCATAAGCAACAGCAATGAGCCCGTACAATCTAAATTCTACGTCAAAAGTGAGGAGCCGCTAATCCTAAAGTGCCATTATTGCGGCTATATCATGGAGAAAAGCGATGTCTTGAAACAGTTTTAA
- a CDS encoding LSM domain-containing protein — translation MEPSKKPLNVLVKQLNANIAVVLKNGCEYRGKMIKCDGHMNILLEGATECKDDQPVANYGNVLLRGNNILYIVLDALKK, via the coding sequence ATGGAGCCCAGCAAGAAGCCTTTGAACGTCTTGGTTAAGCAGTTAAACGCCAACATTGCTGTTGTTTTGAAGAATGGTTGTGAGTATAGGGGTAAGATGATTAAGTGTGATGGGCACATGAATATTCTTTTGGAGGGCGCCACCGAGTGTAAAGATGACCAGCCCGTAGCCAACTACGGGAATGTTTTGCTTAGGGGGAACAACATCCTCTACATTGTTTTGGATGCGCTTAAAAAGTAG
- the hutH gene encoding histidine ammonia-lyase has protein sequence MHEVQIDGETLTIEDVVKVAYNKAKVFVPERVKARVKACREFLERLLEKGEVIYGVNTGFGALSDAKISEQELEHLQANLIRSHAAGVGKPLSTEVVRAAMLLRANTLAKGYSGVRLETLETLVEMLNRGVHPIIPAKGSVGASGDLAPLSHMVLVLMGEGEAEYKGKIMSGKEAMEKAGIKPIQLEAKEGIALNNGTQLMTAIAALTIHRAENLIKTAEIAAALTMEALLGVSDALDEKIHQVRPHAGQVLTAKNMRELIAGSKLVQTGEEAMAKIGRPHDAYSLRCTPQVIGAARDAIAYARKVVEVEINSATDNPLIFPEEGVCLSGGNFHGQPIALAMDALGIALTIVGNISERRIFRLLDEKLNNGLPPFLTPPQAKRGLNSGLMTAQYTAAALASENKVLAHPACVDSIPTSANFEDFVSMGTTAAQKAMQILENTEYIIAIELLCAAQAIDIRGPEKLGRGTREAYRKIREAVPPLREDKPLNPDIERLKALVEGGLILQSIAE, from the coding sequence ATGCATGAAGTGCAAATAGATGGGGAAACCTTAACCATCGAAGATGTTGTAAAAGTTGCATATAATAAGGCTAAAGTTTTTGTTCCAGAAAGGGTTAAAGCCCGTGTAAAGGCTTGCCGGGAATTTTTAGAACGGCTTTTGGAAAAGGGCGAGGTAATTTATGGCGTAAACACCGGTTTTGGAGCATTAAGCGACGCAAAAATTTCGGAGCAAGAGCTTGAACATCTTCAAGCAAATCTTATTAGGAGTCACGCTGCTGGTGTTGGGAAACCATTAAGCACAGAAGTTGTTCGAGCTGCAATGCTTTTGAGGGCGAACACGTTGGCTAAGGGATATTCTGGCGTCCGCCTAGAAACCCTTGAGACTCTGGTGGAGATGCTAAACAGGGGCGTCCACCCAATAATACCAGCCAAGGGCTCTGTAGGCGCCAGCGGAGACCTTGCGCCTCTATCCCACATGGTTCTTGTGCTTATGGGCGAGGGTGAAGCCGAATACAAAGGCAAAATAATGAGCGGAAAAGAAGCCATGGAAAAAGCCGGAATTAAGCCCATTCAATTAGAAGCCAAGGAGGGCATAGCCCTAAACAATGGAACACAGCTAATGACAGCCATAGCTGCCCTAACGATCCACAGAGCAGAAAACCTAATAAAAACGGCTGAAATAGCCGCAGCCCTAACAATGGAGGCGTTGCTTGGTGTTTCAGACGCCTTAGACGAGAAAATTCATCAAGTCAGACCCCACGCAGGACAAGTCCTAACAGCCAAAAACATGAGGGAACTAATCGCCGGAAGTAAACTTGTCCAAACAGGGGAGGAGGCTATGGCTAAAATTGGGCGTCCCCACGACGCCTACAGTTTGAGGTGCACGCCGCAAGTCATCGGCGCAGCAAGGGACGCCATAGCATACGCAAGAAAAGTGGTTGAGGTGGAAATAAATTCGGCAACAGACAACCCCCTCATATTCCCAGAAGAGGGCGTGTGCCTTTCAGGAGGAAACTTTCACGGGCAGCCAATTGCATTGGCGATGGATGCCCTTGGAATCGCCTTAACAATAGTTGGCAATATTTCAGAAAGGCGAATATTCCGCCTCCTAGACGAAAAATTAAACAATGGCTTACCGCCCTTCCTAACACCGCCGCAAGCGAAAAGAGGCTTGAACAGTGGCTTAATGACAGCCCAGTACACAGCGGCAGCCCTAGCCTCAGAGAACAAGGTTTTGGCGCATCCAGCATGCGTAGATTCAATACCGACTTCGGCAAACTTCGAAGACTTCGTGAGCATGGGAACAACGGCAGCCCAAAAAGCCATGCAAATACTGGAAAATACCGAATACATAATAGCCATAGAACTTCTTTGTGCAGCCCAAGCAATAGACATCCGCGGACCAGAAAAACTTGGGAGGGGAACCAGGGAAGCCTACAGAAAAATAAGAGAGGCTGTTCCGCCGCTACGGGAGGATAAACCCCTAAACCCTGATATAGAAAGGCTAAAAGCGTTGGTTGAAGGCGGACTAATTCTACAAAGCATTGCGGAATAA
- a CDS encoding winged helix-turn-helix domain-containing protein produces MGKRLYTEKACESVLIKTLGDSPKLRIVDFFLDNPLFDFTKKEVIEALGMSKQTFYRYFPELEEFGIVKVSRKIGKAKLYKINVEHPLVKMLREYETKLAKETVEKTEARKPVLA; encoded by the coding sequence ATGGGTAAAAGGCTTTATACAGAAAAGGCTTGTGAATCGGTTCTTATCAAGACTTTGGGAGATTCGCCTAAACTTAGAATAGTGGACTTCTTTCTAGATAATCCATTGTTTGATTTCACTAAAAAAGAGGTTATAGAGGCCTTGGGAATGAGTAAGCAAACTTTTTACAGGTATTTTCCGGAGCTGGAAGAGTTTGGCATAGTTAAGGTTTCCAGAAAGATTGGGAAAGCCAAGCTTTACAAGATTAACGTTGAGCACCCATTAGTTAAAATGTTGAGGGAATACGAAACAAAGCTGGCGAAAGAAACTGTGGAAAAAACTGAAGCTAGAAAGCCGGTTTTAGCCTAG
- a CDS encoding NosD domain-containing protein, with protein sequence MNGQKAKLAAAAALAACLALAITAVSYVFPPYQEVTVPRFIVSTPTPLPRIYIRGDGSIDPPTDALRCVGNTYTFTRDMVNCTLVIQRDNILIFGAGRTLRGYAKGNIKGDVGIVIYNRTNVTITALNIEEYWFAVNITSSSKITIKGNTLDSQWMLVQSSTNCTIVENTIKGGIRITSSSGNVIAKNRISNASDGVFLCGGSFNIVEENVFENCDCAILVQGTFENVLNNHIRGGRTGIDIDGSNNKISGNYVEENSEAGISVNFGNNNIICENTIENNRCGVIIGFVCHLNAENNTFYHNNFLNNAQNVLIRVENFTNFWDDGKEGNYWTDYKGADDDKDGIGDTPYVINEHNRDNHPLMNPRPKNLIKQEEMPPTLLIILLATILGSTLIFLLLKIHVKRKPKIKPKNSPIIKPLH encoded by the coding sequence TTGAACGGACAAAAAGCTAAACTAGCAGCCGCGGCAGCCCTTGCCGCATGCCTAGCCCTTGCCATAACAGCCGTCAGCTATGTTTTCCCACCATACCAAGAAGTTACAGTGCCAAGGTTCATAGTTTCCACGCCAACACCGCTTCCGAGGATTTACATTAGAGGAGACGGATCTATTGACCCCCCCACCGACGCTTTAAGGTGCGTAGGCAACACATACACCTTCACTAGAGACATGGTTAACTGCACCCTTGTAATCCAGCGCGACAACATTTTGATCTTCGGTGCGGGCCGAACCCTCAGGGGCTATGCCAAAGGCAACATTAAAGGCGACGTGGGAATAGTGATTTACAACAGAACAAATGTGACAATCACAGCCCTAAACATTGAGGAATACTGGTTTGCCGTGAACATCACCAGCTCCTCAAAAATCACCATTAAAGGGAACACATTAGATTCACAGTGGATGCTCGTACAGTCCTCAACCAACTGCACCATCGTAGAAAACACGATCAAAGGCGGCATTCGGATTACAAGCTCATCCGGCAACGTCATCGCAAAAAACAGGATAAGCAATGCATCAGATGGAGTTTTCCTCTGCGGCGGCTCCTTCAACATTGTCGAGGAAAATGTTTTTGAAAACTGCGACTGCGCCATCCTCGTACAGGGCACATTCGAAAACGTTCTGAATAACCATATAAGAGGAGGAAGAACGGGAATAGACATTGATGGATCAAACAACAAGATTTCTGGGAACTATGTAGAGGAAAATTCTGAGGCGGGTATATCAGTAAACTTCGGAAACAACAACATCATCTGCGAAAATACTATTGAAAATAACAGGTGTGGAGTGATAATAGGCTTCGTATGTCATCTCAACGCCGAAAACAACACATTCTACCATAACAACTTCCTAAATAACGCCCAAAACGTCCTAATCAGGGTGGAAAACTTCACAAACTTTTGGGATGATGGGAAGGAAGGCAACTACTGGACCGATTACAAGGGTGCAGACGACGACAAAGACGGTATAGGTGATACGCCGTACGTAATAAACGAACATAACAGAGACAATCATCCACTTATGAACCCTAGGCCTAAAAATCTCATTAAACAAGAAGAGATGCCGCCTACACTGTTAATAATTCTTCTGGCGACAATTTTAGGCAGTACGCTTATTTTTCTGCTCCTTAAAATCCATGTGAAAAGAAAACCTAAAATAAAACCCAAAAATTCTCCAATCATTAAACCTTTGCATTAA
- a CDS encoding RIO1 family regulatory kinase/ATPase encodes MSAETAVKVFKNLESQDLRILQVIETAMTKHEFVPKEIIIKFSKFSEEEVTFRLDRLHKFRLIRQTKQPYLGYALNYAGYDCLAINAFVKTGILEAFGKPLGVGKEADVYDALTPTGERIAIKFHRLGRISFRQTRIKRGWTTEDVNWLLRSRKAAEKEYQALKLVYPKGVAVPKPISQNRHAIAMGAIEGAELAEYHEIPKPEKVLKEILSNIRKAYLKAGVIHADLSEYNIILKPDNHILIIDWPQYITKEHPNAQQLLRRDVENTINFFKRKHLLLGVNVDKALAYVTGKTRKPTF; translated from the coding sequence ATGTCGGCTGAAACCGCAGTTAAAGTCTTCAAAAACTTGGAAAGTCAAGACCTTCGCATACTACAGGTCATAGAAACCGCCATGACAAAACACGAATTCGTCCCAAAAGAGATTATCATAAAATTCTCAAAATTCAGCGAGGAAGAAGTCACCTTTAGGCTTGATAGGCTTCACAAGTTCCGCTTAATCCGCCAAACAAAACAACCCTACTTAGGCTATGCACTAAACTATGCGGGCTACGACTGCCTAGCCATAAACGCCTTCGTAAAAACCGGAATCCTAGAGGCTTTCGGCAAACCGTTAGGCGTGGGAAAAGAGGCAGACGTCTACGACGCTTTAACGCCAACCGGCGAACGCATAGCCATAAAATTCCACCGCCTAGGAAGAATAAGCTTTCGCCAAACCCGCATAAAAAGAGGATGGACAACAGAAGACGTCAATTGGCTTTTGCGCTCAAGAAAAGCTGCAGAAAAAGAATACCAAGCCCTAAAGCTTGTTTACCCGAAAGGCGTTGCGGTGCCAAAACCCATAAGCCAAAACCGCCACGCCATAGCCATGGGCGCCATAGAAGGAGCAGAACTAGCAGAATACCACGAAATCCCAAAACCAGAAAAAGTGCTAAAAGAAATTCTCAGCAACATAAGAAAAGCCTATCTGAAAGCCGGAGTAATCCACGCAGACCTAAGCGAATACAACATAATCCTAAAACCAGACAACCACATCCTAATAATAGACTGGCCCCAATACATAACAAAGGAGCATCCAAACGCCCAACAACTTTTAAGAAGGGACGTGGAAAACACAATAAACTTCTTCAAGCGAAAGCACCTGCTACTAGGGGTGAACGTGGACAAGGCATTAGCTTATGTAACAGGCAAAACACGGAAACCTACTTTTTAA
- a CDS encoding tyrosine-type recombinase/integrase: MQYGKTIQTLKPQTQIPLEKSLKKEKKIGRPQALTKEDLINAIRLYATTSPYELAKNLHVSHMTIYRKMREIPKEAIVQIFNELSQTELKPYQMTPEGFLTIPEVLQFKQVLEKRQVSILYLTPKIHRLRHLCIHLGKHPRHLTIEECSEFLIKLKQQKIPGLNYHETKQVIRLWFQLMHGINSEILTSKGIDGAIEYELGSKSHERLTRKQRHAFINALKEIIENNKDQKPFIDAWISLPYFLYYTATRIRATLNANIEDIEKYPNKWIITVIDKGRHKKGRKKWRKIIIGELKEKLQKNLESRGNPKEGKLFPFTYHKVREIFFKAYKKANIPKPQQPCHIWRHTAAQDFLEATNWNYELCIQTLGWEDTRTLKKCYGAISEHQKEMALRKAMGEPIKETKKQFRF, from the coding sequence ATGCAATACGGAAAAACAATCCAAACATTGAAACCTCAAACCCAAATTCCATTAGAAAAATCCCTTAAAAAAGAAAAGAAAATCGGAAGACCCCAAGCATTAACAAAAGAAGACCTAATTAATGCCATAAGGCTTTATGCTACAACATCACCCTATGAATTAGCCAAAAACCTTCATGTAAGCCACATGACCATATACCGAAAGATGAGAGAAATTCCAAAAGAAGCCATTGTTCAAATTTTCAATGAATTAAGCCAAACAGAATTAAAGCCTTATCAAATGACACCTGAAGGATTTTTGACTATTCCAGAAGTTCTGCAATTTAAACAAGTATTAGAGAAAAGACAAGTTTCTATACTTTATCTGACTCCAAAAATCCATCGATTACGACATTTATGTATTCATTTAGGAAAACATCCACGACACTTAACCATCGAGGAATGTTCAGAGTTCTTGATAAAGTTGAAACAACAAAAAATTCCAGGGTTAAATTATCATGAAACAAAACAAGTTATTCGATTATGGTTTCAATTAATGCATGGAATAAACAGCGAAATATTAACATCAAAAGGCATTGATGGAGCAATAGAATATGAATTAGGTTCTAAATCCCATGAACGATTAACACGAAAACAACGTCACGCCTTTATTAATGCATTGAAAGAAATAATAGAAAATAATAAAGACCAAAAACCTTTCATTGACGCATGGATTAGCCTTCCATACTTCCTTTATTATACTGCAACACGCATAAGAGCAACATTAAATGCCAACATTGAAGATATTGAAAAATATCCCAATAAATGGATTATAACAGTTATTGATAAAGGCAGACATAAAAAAGGCAGAAAGAAGTGGAGAAAAATAATCATTGGAGAATTAAAGGAAAAACTACAAAAGAATTTAGAATCAAGAGGCAATCCTAAAGAAGGAAAACTTTTCCCATTTACTTATCATAAAGTGCGGGAAATTTTCTTTAAAGCCTATAAAAAAGCTAACATTCCAAAACCACAACAACCATGCCACATTTGGAGGCATACCGCCGCACAAGACTTCTTGGAAGCCACCAATTGGAATTATGAATTGTGCATTCAAACATTAGGATGGGAAGACACACGCACATTAAAGAAATGCT
- a CDS encoding ribbon-helix-helix domain-containing protein — MGKKQTISISIDEDLLKWIDEQIKNKRFAHRSHAFEYAIEQLRKTT, encoded by the coding sequence TTGGGAAAGAAGCAAACAATTTCGATAAGCATTGATGAGGATTTATTAAAATGGATTGATGAGCAAATTAAGAATAAACGTTTTGCACATAGAAGCCATGCTTTTGAATATGCCATAGAGCAATTAAGAAAGACTACGTGA
- the pyrB gene encoding aspartate carbamoyltransferase: MQFEGRDIISIRDFSREEIDYILRVAQAMEPLAQKGSDMLRGKILATLFFEPSTRTRLSFEAAMHKLGGSTIGFAEAEIASVRKGENLADTVRTVENYADVIAIRHPLEGAARLAAEFAKVPIINGGSGAEEHPTQALLDLYTIMKEKGRIDGLKIALVGDLRYGRTVHSLAYALSYYDVDLYLVSPESLKMRREVLEEIREKIPVTEETDIRRVVPLLDVLYVTRIQKERFPDPAEYIKVKGSYKIDLETLSKAKKDLIIMHPLPRVDEIAAEVDGTPHARYFQQVWNGIVTRMALLALILGAVK, translated from the coding sequence TTGCAGTTTGAAGGGAGAGACATAATATCCATTCGCGATTTTTCACGGGAAGAAATCGACTATATTTTAAGAGTTGCGCAGGCAATGGAGCCCCTAGCCCAGAAAGGCTCAGACATGCTTAGGGGCAAAATCCTTGCAACATTGTTTTTTGAACCCAGCACACGCACCCGCTTAAGCTTTGAGGCAGCCATGCACAAGCTTGGAGGCTCAACAATAGGTTTTGCAGAAGCCGAAATAGCCTCTGTCCGGAAGGGCGAAAACTTGGCGGACACCGTGCGCACAGTTGAGAATTATGCTGACGTAATAGCTATTAGGCACCCTCTTGAAGGGGCTGCGAGGCTTGCAGCAGAATTCGCCAAAGTCCCCATAATTAATGGCGGGAGCGGGGCGGAGGAACACCCCACACAAGCGCTTCTCGACCTCTACACAATTATGAAAGAGAAGGGCAGAATTGACGGTTTGAAAATAGCCCTTGTTGGTGATTTGCGTTACGGGCGAACTGTCCACTCCTTGGCTTATGCGCTATCCTATTATGATGTGGACCTATACCTTGTTTCACCAGAATCTTTAAAGATGCGGCGGGAAGTCCTCGAAGAGATAAGGGAGAAAATTCCAGTAACAGAGGAAACAGACATTAGGAGGGTTGTTCCGCTTTTAGATGTTCTATACGTGACCCGTATACAGAAGGAGCGTTTCCCAGACCCGGCGGAATACATTAAGGTTAAGGGCTCATACAAAATAGACCTTGAAACCCTAAGTAAAGCGAAAAAGGACTTAATTATCATGCATCCTCTTCCAAGGGTTGATGAGATAGCCGCTGAGGTTGATGGAACACCCCACGCCCGCTACTTCCAACAAGTCTGGAACGGCATAGTGACGAGAATGGCGCTTCTAGCACTAATACTGGGCGCTGTCAAGTAA
- the nrdD gene encoding anaerobic ribonucleoside-triphosphate reductase — translation MSSQHQRQRLRGVRVLKAVSSAVRLNILTALFDHGPLSYTELMSLLKMNPSRDAGRFAYHLKFLLKTDLIEADVESKKYRLTDLGKMVIDVAEEIEKRGLRAQRILVRTSRFTLEEFDTTKIANSLIKEAGVPPELAQKIAKEAEKRLLKARTRYLTAPLIREVVNGILIEKGLEEHRHKLTRLGLPVHDVSVYLMRGKAMVDASSVCEDFGRNILEEYTLLNVLPRDIADAYLSGEIHLHGLGSWILKPSEVIHDLRFFIKNGLSRSPTKISQPPIKPPKSFESALNLILNILLQASKETDGAQVLEYFNIFLAPFLKGLDKAAAKEALRLFIISVSHHVNASINLELTIPEFLADKPAIGSAGGGYGDYLNESQLLASLVLEVFEEESLEKPLLNPKLIIKIRPETFKNSTAADILLKTHKLASERGIPYFANLSGKNGQHTAFSPSGSILKADFKEDWEIDTLRTGFLGLVTVNLPRIAYECGKDERKLFMLLRERLEIASRALEIKNRTLKQQGKSFLPFLTHSANGDQYFRIENAARLINLVGLKEASEILSGKSIYEDEKAQRFASEIVKHVLEFLPKSGKRERRLLPSALPCADASERLAKQDIERFGVAKVRFQGTREKPQYSSYSQIDLQNWENQSKILTVEKGFYEPLAGGSLIVLELREAQYTPETLFSFTKKFVEDYTLRFFTYNRNLTHCSQCRKSWFGTLQKCPMCGSVSTLTAFTRF, via the coding sequence TTGTCTAGCCAGCATCAGCGTCAGCGTTTACGGGGCGTCCGTGTTTTGAAGGCGGTTTCTTCAGCTGTTAGGCTTAACATTTTAACTGCTCTCTTTGACCATGGTCCGCTTTCCTATACTGAGCTAATGAGTCTTTTAAAAATGAACCCGAGTAGGGATGCCGGACGTTTCGCCTACCACCTCAAGTTTTTGCTTAAGACAGACTTGATTGAAGCGGATGTTGAGTCTAAAAAGTATCGCCTAACAGACTTGGGAAAAATGGTTATTGACGTGGCTGAAGAGATTGAAAAGCGAGGTTTAAGAGCCCAAAGAATCCTTGTTAGAACATCCCGCTTCACCCTGGAAGAGTTTGATACCACAAAAATTGCCAATTCTCTCATTAAGGAGGCTGGCGTGCCTCCGGAACTCGCCCAGAAAATTGCTAAAGAGGCTGAAAAACGTCTTTTAAAGGCTAGGACCCGCTATTTGACGGCTCCATTGATAAGGGAGGTTGTTAATGGAATTCTCATCGAAAAAGGCTTGGAGGAGCACCGTCACAAGCTCACCCGTTTGGGACTGCCAGTGCATGACGTTTCAGTCTACCTTATGAGAGGTAAAGCCATGGTTGACGCGTCTTCCGTTTGTGAAGACTTTGGGAGAAATATCCTTGAGGAGTATACGCTTTTAAATGTGCTGCCACGGGATATTGCAGATGCATACCTTTCGGGCGAGATTCACCTCCACGGCTTAGGCAGCTGGATTTTAAAGCCAAGTGAAGTAATTCACGACTTGAGATTCTTCATAAAAAACGGCTTAAGCCGAAGTCCTACAAAAATTTCTCAGCCACCTATAAAGCCGCCGAAAAGTTTTGAATCTGCCCTGAATCTAATCCTTAACATTCTTTTGCAAGCATCGAAGGAAACTGATGGAGCACAAGTACTTGAATACTTTAACATTTTTCTGGCACCATTCTTGAAGGGCTTGGACAAAGCCGCCGCCAAAGAGGCTTTGAGGCTATTCATCATCAGCGTCAGCCACCATGTAAACGCTTCAATAAATCTCGAGTTGACAATTCCAGAATTTTTGGCAGACAAGCCCGCCATAGGCTCGGCAGGTGGCGGTTATGGCGATTATCTCAACGAAAGCCAGCTTTTAGCCTCCTTAGTGCTTGAAGTTTTCGAGGAAGAAAGCCTTGAAAAGCCGCTTCTAAACCCAAAACTCATAATTAAAATCCGTCCAGAAACCTTCAAAAACAGCACAGCGGCGGATATCCTCCTAAAAACACATAAACTAGCCTCAGAGAGAGGCATACCATACTTCGCAAACCTTTCAGGCAAAAATGGACAGCACACGGCATTTTCTCCGTCTGGAAGCATCCTCAAAGCAGACTTCAAAGAAGACTGGGAAATAGACACATTGCGCACGGGCTTTTTAGGACTTGTAACCGTTAACTTACCGAGGATAGCCTACGAATGCGGCAAAGACGAAAGAAAACTCTTTATGCTTTTAAGGGAAAGGCTTGAGATAGCGTCGCGAGCCTTGGAAATAAAGAACAGAACCCTAAAACAGCAAGGGAAAAGCTTTCTCCCATTTTTGACACATTCAGCCAACGGCGACCAATATTTCAGAATTGAAAACGCGGCACGTTTAATAAATCTTGTTGGATTGAAAGAGGCTTCAGAAATCCTAAGCGGAAAAAGCATATACGAAGACGAGAAGGCCCAAAGGTTCGCTTCTGAAATTGTGAAACATGTTTTGGAATTCTTGCCGAAAAGTGGAAAACGCGAGAGAAGACTACTTCCATCAGCCTTACCTTGTGCCGACGCCTCTGAAAGGCTAGCGAAACAAGACATTGAAAGATTTGGCGTTGCAAAGGTTCGCTTTCAAGGAACAAGGGAAAAGCCCCAGTACTCATCATATAGTCAAATAGACCTTCAAAACTGGGAAAACCAATCGAAAATTCTGACCGTTGAGAAAGGGTTTTATGAACCACTCGCTGGCGGAAGCCTAATAGTTTTGGAGCTTAGAGAAGCCCAATACACGCCGGAAACGCTTTTCTCATTTACGAAAAAGTTTGTTGAAGACTATACGCTAAGGTTTTTCACGTACAACCGCAATTTAACCCATTGCAGTCAATGCCGCAAAAGCTGGTTTGGCACTCTCCAAAAATGTCCTATGTGCGGTTCTGTTAGCACGCTAACGGCTTTCACACGCTTCTAA
- a CDS encoding GNAT family N-acetyltransferase, which produces MSGAKAKPPIHVREAREDDREAVFEFCRHTWSWGDYIPHVWDKWLKEPNGKVFVATLDGVPIGIQHITIDKPGEAWLSGARTAPQYRRMGVATAITEKCLEYARSMGVKVARLVTESNNVAALAAVKKMGFKPVAEFVEMTLEKFSGGDSVASSWTGLNQLDNVWSYLQSSEVYRRAAGLYTVLYHWYTLDRRDLERFIGQGKAITYSGENGAVEGLILVDDAVSREWRENSIQTCYIDGDFEAALDMAKFLLGYCQTKGIKKVYGFTCNHKPITDALEKLGFKKPETKAIVFEKRL; this is translated from the coding sequence ATGAGTGGCGCCAAAGCTAAACCGCCCATCCATGTTCGGGAAGCCCGTGAAGATGACCGAGAGGCGGTTTTCGAGTTTTGCCGCCACACTTGGAGCTGGGGCGACTACATCCCGCACGTCTGGGACAAGTGGCTTAAAGAACCCAACGGCAAGGTTTTCGTAGCCACTTTGGACGGCGTGCCCATTGGCATACAACATATAACCATTGACAAGCCCGGCGAAGCTTGGCTTAGCGGCGCCAGAACAGCGCCCCAATACAGGCGGATGGGTGTTGCAACTGCCATAACTGAGAAATGCCTAGAATACGCCAGAAGCATGGGCGTTAAGGTGGCGAGGCTTGTTACTGAGTCAAATAATGTGGCGGCTTTGGCTGCCGTTAAGAAGATGGGCTTTAAGCCCGTTGCCGAATTTGTTGAAATGACTCTGGAAAAGTTTTCTGGCGGGGATAGTGTTGCCTCATCTTGGACAGGTTTAAACCAACTCGATAATGTTTGGAGTTATTTGCAGTCTTCAGAGGTTTATCGGCGGGCTGCGGGTTTATACACGGTTCTTTATCATTGGTATACTTTGGATAGGCGTGACTTGGAACGCTTCATTGGACAAGGAAAAGCCATAACCTACAGCGGCGAAAATGGGGCTGTTGAGGGTTTAATTTTGGTGGATGATGCCGTTTCCAGAGAATGGCGAGAAAACTCCATCCAAACATGCTATATTGACGGAGATTTTGAGGCAGCTTTAGATATGGCAAAGTTTCTTTTAGGCTACTGCCAAACAAAAGGCATAAAGAAAGTTTACGGTTTCACGTGCAACCACAAGCCCATAACAGACGCCTTAGAGAAGCTTGGCTTCAAAAAGCCGGAAACAAAAGCCATAGTCTTCGAGAAACGCCTATAA
- a CDS encoding winged helix-turn-helix domain-containing protein — translation MADEESSGVLRGTTLKVYLFLLRRREPVGVREVQRVLNLSSPSVALYHLSKLEDAGLVKNERGNYHVNRVVLKSYVKMGHLLIPRYFFYSMFAFIVLLIELTLLKPPVITREYFFSLATTLLFLSFFCYETFRTMRRGCL, via the coding sequence TTGGCTGATGAGGAATCCTCCGGCGTCTTGAGGGGGACAACTCTTAAAGTTTACCTTTTTCTTTTGAGGAGACGTGAACCTGTTGGGGTCAGAGAGGTTCAGCGAGTCCTGAACTTAAGCAGTCCATCCGTAGCCCTCTACCACCTCTCAAAACTAGAGGATGCGGGGCTTGTTAAGAACGAACGTGGAAATTATCACGTCAACAGAGTTGTTTTGAAAAGTTATGTAAAGATGGGCCATCTTTTAATTCCAAGATATTTCTTCTACTCCATGTTCGCTTTCATTGTGTTGCTTATAGAGTTAACTCTGCTAAAGCCCCCTGTGATCACGCGAGAATACTTTTTCTCCTTGGCTACAACGCTCCTGTTCCTCTCATTTTTTTGCTATGAAACCTTTAGGACAATGCGTAGAGGTTGCCTTTAG